AACCGAGCGCGTCGCCGTCCGGGCAGATGTGGCAGACCAGGTCGATCTCGTCGCTGCCCGCGATCAGTTCGAGGGCGCGCCGCCACTCCTCCTCGAACCGGCCCGCGCCGCCCGCCGCGTCCGCCTCCGCCCCGGATTCGGACGATGACGCGCTGCGAGGGCCCGGAAGCACCGCGAGGGCGGTCTCCACCTCGACGGTGGAGACCGCCCTCGCGGTGCCGGACTCGGCCGGCTCCCCGGCCACGGTCACTCGTCCTCGTCGTCGTCGCGGGACGACCTGTACGGGTCGGCCTCGCCGGCGAACGCGGCCCCGGCGGCGGCGGTGCGGACGGCGGCGTCGGAGAGCCGGGCCTTGTCCAGCAGGTCGTCGATGTTCCGGGCGTTGTCCGGCAGCGCGTCGGCGACGAAGGTCAGGGTCGGCGTGAACCGCACCCCGGTCTGCTTGCCGACCTCGGAGCGCAGGATGCCCTTGGCGCTCTCCAGCGCGGCCGCGCTGGACTCGCGCTCGGCCTCGTCACCGTAGACGGTGTAGAAGACGGTGGCCTCGCGCAGGTCCCCGGTGACCCGGGCGTCGGTGATGGTGACGTACCCCAGGCGCGGGTCCTTGATCCGGCGCTGCAGGGTCTCCGCCACGACCACCTGGATGCGGTCGGCGAGCTTGCGCGCCCTAGCGGTGTCGGTCACGTTGCCTCCTCGTGCAGTAGGCGCGTACCCCGGGTCATGACCTCGCCCGGTGGGGCCCTCTCCCCAACGTACCCGCCCGCGCCCAGCCTTGTGGGCGCTCTCGGTCCTGTGCGGGTGTGACGGTGGTGACGCCCGCAGGTCATTCGTCGTCGTCGTGGTGGTACCGCCTCCGTGCGGAGAGCAGCATCACCTCGGGGCGGCCGGCGACGAGCCGCTCACAGCTGTCCAGGATCTCGTTGACGTACCCGGCCTCGCCGGACACCACCGCGCAGCCGATCTCGGCCCTGCGGTGCAGATCCTGGTTCCCTACCTCTGCGGCGCACACGCTGTACTTGCGCTGCAGTTCGGCCACGATGGGCCGCACGATCGACCGCTTCTCCTTGAGCGAGTGCACGTCGCCGAGGAGCAGGTCGAAGGTGAGTGTTCCTACGAACATGTGGGACAGGCCTGAGCCGGCCTGGGAGCCTCGATGGAGTTCCGACAGGCCAGACCCTAACAAGCGCGGCCGGGGCCGGTCGACGGGATAAAGCACCCCGCCGACCGGCCCCGGTTCAGCACCTGTTACGAGCGCGGCTTCTCGCGCATCTCGTAGGTCTCGATGACATCCTCGATCTTGATGTCGTTGAACGAGCCCAGGGTGACACCGGCCTCGAAGCCCTCGCGGACCTCGGTCGCGTCGTCCTTGAAGCGGCGCAGGCCCTCGATGTTGAGGTTCTCCGCCACGACCTTGCCGTCGCGCAGCAGGCGCGCCTTGGTGTTGCGGCGGATGATGCCCTCGCGGACGAGGACACCGGCGATGTTGCCGAACTTGGAGGAGCGGAACACCTCGCGGATCTCCGCGGAGCCGAGGCGCACCTCCTCGTACTCGGGCTTGAGCAGGCCCTTGAGCGCGGCCTCGATCTCCTCGATCGCCTGGTAGATGACCGAGTAGTACCGGATGTCGACGCCCTCGCGCTCGGCCGCGGTACGGGCACGCCCCTCGGCGCGCACGTTGAAGCCGATGATGATGGCGTCCGAGCCCATCGCCAGGTCCACGTCGGACTCGGTGATGGCACCCACACCGCGGTGCAGGACCCGCAGCTCGACCTCTTCGCCCACGTCCAGCTTGACGAGCGCGTCCTCGAGGGCTTCGACGGAACCGGAGACGTCACCCTTGATGATGAGGTTGAGCTTCTCGATGTTGCCGGCGGCCAGCGCGGCCTCGAAGCCCTCCAGCGAGACGCGAACGCGGCGCTGGGCCATCGAGGCGTTGCGGTCGCGGGCGGCGCGCTTCTCGGCGATCTGGCGGGCGGTGCGGTCCTCGTCGACGACGATGAAGCTGTCGCCGGCGCGGGGCACCGAGGTCAGACCGAGCAGCAGCACCGGACGGGACGGGCCGGCCTCGGAGAGGCTGTTGCCGTTCTCGTCCAGCATCGCGCGGACGCGGCCGTAGGAGTCGCCGACCACGATCGAGTCGCCGACCCGCAGGGTGCCGCGCTGGACGAGCAGCGTCGCCATGGCGCCGCGGCCCTTGTCCAGGTGGGCTTCGATCGCGATGCCCTGGGCGTCCTGCTCCGGGTTGGCGCGCAGGTCGAGGGAGGCGTCCGCGGTCAGGACCACGGCCTCCAGCAGCTCCTCGATGTTGAGGCCCTGGCGGGCGGAGATGTCGACGAACATGGTGTCGCCGCCGTACTCCTCGGCCACCAGGCCGAACTCGGTGAGCTGGCCGCGGACCTTGGTCGGGTCCGCGCCCTCGACGTCGATCTTGTTGACCGCGACCACGATCGGCACGCCGGCGGCCTTGGCGTGGTTCAACGCCTCGACCGTCTGCGGCATGACGCCGTCGTTGGCCGCGACCACCAGGATCGCGATGTCGGTGGACTTGGCACCACGGGCACGCATGGCGGAGAACGCCTCGTGACCCGGGGTGTCGAGGAAGGTGATCGGGCGCTCTTCGCCGTTCACCTCGGTGACCACCTGGTACGCACCGATGTGCTGGGTGATGCCGCCGGCCTCGCCCGCGACCACGTTGGTCTTGCGGATCGCGTCCAGCAGTCGGGTCTTGCCGTGGTCGACGTGACCCATGACGGTGACCACCGGCGGACGCGGCGCGAGCATCTCCTCGTCGCCCTCGTCGGCACCGAAGTCGATGTCGAAGGACTCGAGCAGCTCGCGGTCCTCGTCGTCCCGGCTGACGATCTCCAGCACGAAGCCCATCTCCTGGGCCAGCATCTCGAGCGTCGCGTCGGAGACCGACTGGGTCGCGGTGACCATCTCACCGAGGTTGAACATCACCGAGACGAGCGCCGCCGGGTTGGCGTTGATCTTCTCCGCGAAGTCCGTCAGCGAAGCGCCGCGCGAGAGGCGAACGGTCGCGCCGTTGCCGCGCGGCAGCATCACGCCGCCGACGGACGGGGCCTGCATGGCCTCGTACTCCTGGCGCTTCGCCCGCTTCGACTTCCGGCCACGGGCCGGACGGCCGCCGGGGCCGCGACCGAACGCGCCCTGCGTGCCACCACGGGCACCCGGGCCGCCGGGACGACCGCCGAAGCCGCCGGGACGGGCACCGCCGCCGCCGAAGCCACCGCCGCCACCGGCGCCGCCACCCGGACGGGGGCCGCCGAAGCCGCCACCGGCCGGACGCGAGCCCGGACCGGCCGGACGGCCCTGGAAGCCGGGACGGGCACCGCCCGGAGCACCCGGACGCGCACCGGGGCCACCCGGACGCGCACCGGCACCCGGACCCGGGCGCGGGCCCGGACGCTGCGGCATCATGCCGGGGTTCGGACGGGGCATCCCGGACGGGCTCGGCGCACCGGGCCGCGGAGCGGCCGGACGCGGCATGCCGTCGGGACGGGGCGCACCGGCACCCGGACCGCCGGGACGCGGGGCGCCACCGGGACGGGGACCGCGCTCACCGGACGGCGCACCGCCCGGACGCGGCGCACCGGCACCCGGGGCACCGGCGGGACGGGGCCCGCGCTCGCCACCGGGACGGGGACCGCGCTCGCCACCCGGCGCACCGGCCGGACGGGGACCGCGCTCACCACCGGGACGGGCACCGCGCTCACCGGACGGCGCACCGCCCGGACGCGGGGCCGACGGACGGGCCATGCCCGACGCGCCGCCCGAGGTGAAGGGGTTGTTGCCCGGACGCGGGCCGGCCGGACGCGGGCCCGGACGGGCCGCGGGGTTGGCCGGGGCCGGCCGCGGGGCGGCCGGACGCGCCGGAGCCTCGCCGGCCGGGGCCGGGGAGGAGAACTCCGCCGCCGGCGCCGGAGCGGCCGGGGCGGGCGCCGCCGGGCGCGGACCCGGGGTCGGGGCCTGGCCGGCCGGCTTCGGCGCGGTCGGGCCCGCCGCGGGCGCGGGGGTGGCGGGGGTGGGACGGGGGCCCGGCGTCACGGTGGGACGCGGGCCGGGGGTGGGGGCACCCGGCTTGGGTGCGGCCGAACCGGCGCCGCCGGTCGGCTGGGGCGCCGCGGGCTTCCGCGGGCCAGGCTTCGCGGAGGACGCGCCGCCGGACGGCGGGGTCGCTCCCAAAGCGTCAGTCAACTTGCGCACGACCGGCGCCTCGATCGTCGAGGACGCTGAACGCACGAACTCGCCCAGCTCGGTGAGCTTGGCCATGACGGCCTTGCTCTCCAAGCCGAGCTCCTTGGCGAGTTCGTATACCCGGACCTTAGCCACTTCGCTCCTGTCTATGTGTCCGGGGTATTCGTCCGCCGGACTGCCGTTACTTCATGGGCGTACTCATCGCGTACTCATCGAGTGCTCATCGCAATCTCGACCTACTTCCATCTCGCGAGGTACCTGACTGGGGCGCACGGCGGCGTACCACGTCGCCGTGCGCTGGTGCGTGTTGCCGGGCGCGGGGCCCGTCAGTGGGCCGACTGCCGATCGGCCGGACTTGCTTCCGCCCCGAGGTGCTCCCGCAGGGCGCCGGGGTCGAGCGCGCCCTGGACCCTGAGGGCCCTGGGGAACGCCCGGCGGCGGACCGCGAGGTCGAGGCAGTTCGGGTCGGGGTGCAGATACGCGCCCCGGCCCGGCAGAGTGCCACGGGGATCGGGGACGCATTCGTCCCCGCCCGCCACGACACGCAGCAGCTCGTGCTTGGCCGCGCGCTTGCGGCAGCCCACGCAGGTGCGTTCAGGGCATGCCCGGACATGCGTCCGGCCAGACACGTTCAAGTCTACCCCTCCGAAGGGACTCACCGCCGCCGAGTAGATCTCCGGAGGCACATGACAACGTTGCTAGCGGTTGGCGGATTCCTCGGCGGGGGCCTCGGTGTCCGGACGGATGTCGATCCGCCAGCCGGTCAGGCGGGCGGCCAGGCGGGCGTTCTGCCCCTCCTTGCCGATCGCCAGCGACAGCTGGTAGTCCGGCACGATCACCCGGGCGGAGCGCTGGGCCAGGTCGACGATCTCCACCTTCGTCACCCGCGCGGGCGACAGGGCGGCGGCGACCATCTCGGCCGGGTCCTCCGACCAGTCGACGATGTCGATCTTCTCGCCGTGCAGCTCGGCCATCACGCCGCGCACCCGCATGCCGTTCGGGCCGATGCAGGCGCCCTTGGCGTTCAGGCCCTGCCGGCGCGACCAGACCGCGATCTTGGTGCGGTGGCCGGCCTCGCGGGCGATCGCGGCGATCTCCACCGAGCCGTCCGCGATCTCCGGGACCTCCAGCGCGAACAGCCGCTTCACCAGGTTCGGGTGGGTGCGCGAGAGCGTCACCGACGGACCGCGGACACCGCGCCGCACGCCCACCACGTAGCACTTCAGCCGGGTGCCGTGCCGGTAGTCCTCGCCCGGGACCTGCTCCTGCGGCGGCAGGATGGCCTCCAGCTTGCCGATGTCGACCAGCACGCTCTTCGGGTCGTTGCCCTGCTGGACGACACCGGTGACGATGTCGCCCTCCTTGCCCGCGTACTCGCCGAAGGTCTGGTCGTCCGCGGCGTCCCGCAGCCGCTGCAGGATGACCTGCTTGGCGGTGGACGCGGCGATCCGGCCGAAGCCCGACGGGGTGTCGTCGAACTCCTTCGGCTCGACGCCCTCCTCCAGCTCGGACGCGTCCTCCAGCGCCCAGACCGTCACGTGGCCGGTCTTGCGGTTCAGCTCCACCCGCGCCCGGCGGCGCGAGCCCTCGGTGCGGTGGTACGCGATGAGGAGCGCCGACTCGATCGACTCGACCAGCAGGTCGAACGGCACGCCCTTCTCGGTGACCAGCCCGCGCAGGGCACTCATGTCGATGTCCACGACTACGCCTCCTCTTCCTCTTCGTCCACGTCCGCGATGTCGGCGGCGGCGTCGAGCGGTTCCTCGTCCTTGCGGTTGAACTCGACCTGCACCCGGGCCCGCGCGATCTCCGCGAACTCCAGTCGGCGCTCCTTGGGGCGGCCGCGCCCCTTCACCGGCTGCACCTCGACCAGCGCGCCGTCCTCGTCGCTCTCCAGCACCCGCGCGGTCAGCTCCGCGCCGTCCAGCAGCTTGACCGCCGCCAGCCGACCGGTCGCCCGGCGCCAGTGCCGGGGCTCGCTCAGCGGGCGCTCGGCGCCCGGCGAACCGACCTCCAGCAGGTACGGGGCCTCGCCCATCAGGTCGGAGGCGTCCAGCGCCTGGCTCACCAGGCGGGAGAACTCGGAGATCGCGTCGAGGTCGACGCCGTCCTCGGCGTCCACGTCGACCTGCACCTGGCGGCGACTGCCGGCCTGGGTCACCTTGACCTCTTCGAGGTCGAGCCCGGCCTCGGCGGCCAGCGGCTCCAACAACGCGCGCAGCCGGTCAGTGGGGGTGGTGCTCATCCGGGTGACTCCTCGGCCGCGTCTGCTGTTGTCGAAGGTGCTAACTCACCGCGAAGCCTATCGGGTCAACCCCCGAACCACCGATTCCGACCCGGGCCGCCCGCACCCCCTGCGAGGAACCTCACAGCGGCCGGATACCGTCCAACCTCCGTACAGGGCGTGTGCGGCTCCGGTAAAGATTCTCCCGACGGGGAGCACCGCGCCCCCACCGAGCCCGCTGGAGCACCGATGCCCGCACCCACACGGCGGACCCTGCTGGCCCTCGGGGCGCTCACCGGGCTCCAACTGCTCTGCGGCTGCACCGACGACCACCCGGCCGCGCCGAAGCCCACCGCCGCCGACCCGGACCGTCCGCTGCGGCTGCGTCAACTGGCCGCCACCGACGCCCTGCTCGCCGACTACGACGCGGTCCTCGCCGCCGCCCCGGCCGACGCCGACCGGCTCGGCAACCTGCGCGAGGACGTCGCCCGGCACCGCGAGGCGCTCGCCGGCCCGCTGCCCTCGCCGTCCGCCGCCGGGTCCGCCGCTTCCGGGTCCGCCTCCGCCGCCGGGTCCGCCTCCCCCGCCGCGGGCCCGGCCGCCCGGACGGCCGCCGAGCTGGCCGCCGCCGAGCAGCGGACCGCCGCGCTGCGCCTGGCCGACCTCGCCGCGGCCTCCCCCGAGCTGGCCCGGACCCTCGCCTCGATCGCCGCCTCCGACGCGGCCCACGCGGCCGCCCTCGGCGACACCACCGCGCCCGCCCCCGCCCCCTCCCCTTCGGCCTCGGCCTCGGCCTCGGCCGGTGCGCTCCCCGCCGCCGACACCGCCGCCCTGCAGGCGGCGCTGGCCGCCGAGCACGCCGCCGTCTACGGCTACGGCGTGGTCGGCGCGTTCCTCCCCACCGGGCCCCAGCGCGAGGACGCCCGCTCCGGCTACAGCGCCCACCAGGCCCGCCGCGACGTCTGGCAGCGCCTGCTGGCCGCCGGCGGCGCCTCCCCCACCGCCGCCGCCCCCGGTTACCGGCTGCCCTTCGCGGTCAAGGACCCCGCCACCGCCGCCCAGTTGGCCGCCCACCTGGAGACCCAGCTCACCGCCGCCTACGCCGACCTCGCCGCCACCACCGCGCTGCGCGAGCAGGCCGCCGCCGCGCTGCGCGAGGCCGCCCTGCGCGCCGCCCACTGGGGCGCCGACCTGCCCGCCCTCCCGGGCCTGGCCGCGGCGTCCTGACCGCCGGGGGCCCGTCGGACCGGATAATCGATCACATGGCACAACCTGCGCGGTTCAGCGCCCCCCAGCGTCTCGTCGAGTCCGTCCGGGCGGAGGACACCCCGTCGGCGCGGGCCTGGCTGGCGCAGCTGCCCGCGCTGCTGGAGGCCCGGCTGGCGGCCTGGGGGCTGGTGCCGGAGCGGATCGCGGAGCCGGGCGGGCGCAGCAGCCTGCTGGTGCACGCGCACCGGGCGGACGACCTGGCGCCGGTGGCCCTGAAGCTGGCGCGCCCGAACGGCGAGGCCGCCGCCCTGCGGACGTGGGCCGGCCGGGGCGCGGTCCTGCTGCTGGACGAGGCCGACGGGGCACTGCTGCTGGAGCGGCTGCACGGGGAGATCCCGCTGCGCTCGCTGGCCGAGCCGAAGGCGATGCTGGAGGCGACCAGCCTGCTGCACCGCCTGTGGGTCCCGGCCCCGGCCGGGCACGGCCTCCCGTCCCTGGCCGAGCACGCCCGGCAGCTCGGGGACCGGATCGCCGAGCGGCGCTCGCTCCCGGGCGCCGCGGACGCCGGGCCGCTGGTGGACGAGGCCCTGGAGGCCGTGGCGCTGGCCGCGGACGGCGGCGGGTGGCTGCTGCACGGGCGGTTCCGGCACGGCCGGGTGCTGGCCGCCGACCGCGCCCCGTGGCTCGCGGTGGCCCCGCGCCCGGTGGTCGGCGACCGGGCGTACGACCTGGCCTCGCTGGTGCTGGACCGGTTGGACACCCTGGCCGCCTCCCCGGGCCCGCGCGGCGCGGCCCGGCGGCGGCTGGCCCGGCTGTCCGAGGCGGTGGAGCTCCCCGCCGACCGGGTCCGCGCCTGGACCCTGCTGCGGGCGGTGGACACCGCCCTGGGATCGCTGGCCGCGGGCGGCACCGCGGCGGCCGAGCTCCATCTGGAGTTCGCCGCCTGGCTGTGAGGCCGGGGCGGTCGGCCGCCCGCGGCGGCAGGTAGTAACGTCCCGCTTCATGGAGCAGCTCACCGGGGTGACGATCGAGGCCATCGACCTGGCGGCGTGGGCGCCCGCCGTGCTGGAGGTCCAGGCCGTCGCGTTCGGGCTGGGGCCGCACGAGGTCGCGGTGCGGCTGCCGATCGTGGGGCGGCACGCGCTGCAGCCGGGGGTGGTGGCGCTGGGGGCGATGTCCCGGGGGCGGCTGGTGGGCTTCGGGTACGGGATGCCGAACCGGCGCGACCACTGGTGGTCGACGGTGATCGAGCCGTACCTGGCGGCGCGCGGCCACGAGGGCTGGCTGGACGGGGTGTTCGCGGTGACGGAGCTGCACGTGCTGCCGGAGTTCCAGGGCCTCGGCGTGGGCACCCGGCTGATCCGCACGCTGTGCGGGCACTCGGGCCTGGACCGGTCGATCCTGTCGGCGATCGACGCGGAGACCCCGGCCCGCCGGCTGTACCGCTCGCTCGGCTACCGGGACCTGGCGCCCGCGGTGCGCTTCCCGAACACGGCCCGCCCGTACGCGGTGATGGGCGCCCACCTGCCGCTGCGCGACCCGGCCCGGCCCTGACGGACCGTCAGAACAGCACACTCATGAACGCGCCGACCTCGCGGAAGCCGACCCGGCGGTAGGCGGCGCGGGCCCGGACGTTGAAGTCGTTGACGTACAGCGAGACGACCGGGGCGACCTCGGCGAGGGCGGTGTTGACGACGGCGGCCATGCCGGTCTCGGAGAGCCGCTTGCCGCGGTGCTCGGGGGCCACCCAGACGCCCTGGACCTGGCAGGCGCCGGCCGTGACGGCGCCGATCTCGGCCTTGAAGACGACCTTGCCGTCCTGGTCGAAGCGGGCGAACGACCGTCCGGTGGAGACCAGTTCGGCGACCCGGGCCTGGTAGAGCAGCCCGCCGTCGCCGGCCAGCGGGGAGATGCCGACCTCCTCGGTGAACATGGCCACGCAGGCGGGCATCAGCGCCTCGATCTCGGCCCGGCCGACCCGGCGCACCAGCGGGTCGGGCTCGACCTCGGTGACGGGCGTGGCGGTGGCCATCAGCGGCTGGTGGGCGCGGACGTCGCGGGCCGGGCCCCAGGAGCGCTCGAGCAGCGCCCAGAGCGTCGCGGTGGCCTCGGCGGGGCCGACGATGGAGGAGCAGCGGCGGCCCTGCCGGCGGGCGCGTTCGGCGAAGGCGCGGACGGCCTCGGGGCCGGCGTTGACCGGGACGAGGTTGGCGCCGGCGTAGCAGAGCGCGTCGAGCCGGCCGTCGGCGTCGTGCCAGCCCCACATCTCGCCGCCGAGCCGCCAGGGGTCGAGGCCGACGGCCTCCACCCGGGTGGCGACGAAGGCGTTGGCGACGGGGTCGCGGTGCAGGATCTCCAGCGCGTCGTCGAGGTCGGGGGCCTCCAGCACGCGGGTGGCGGCGAGCGCCCGGGCGACCTGGAACGGGCCGGGCAGCATCACACCTCGGTCGAGCACGGGGGCACCTCTCGGACGGGCGGGGCCGCCCCTGTCAGGGCGGCCCCGCCGGGGGACTTCAGGCCGTCACTCGGCGGCCACGACGACGGGGGCGCCGGAGGCGACGCCCTCCTCCTGCATCTGCTCGGCCAGCTTCATGGCCTCCTCGATCAGGGTCTCGACGATCTTCGACTCGGGCACGGTCTTGATCACCTCGCCCTTGACGAAGATCTGGCCCTTGCCGTTGCCGGAGGCGACGCCGAGGTCGGCCTCCCGGGCCTCGCCGGGGCCGTTGACGACGCAGCCCATGACGGCGACCCGCAGCGGCACCTCCATGCCCTCCAGCCCGGCGGTGACCTCCTCGGCGAGCTTGTAGACGTCGACCTGGGCGCGGCCGCAGGACGGGCAGGAGACGATCTCCAGGCCGCGCTGGCGCAGGTTCAGCGACTCCAGGATCTGGATGCCGACCTTGATCTCCTCGGCCGGCGGGGCGGAGAGCGAGACCCGGATGGTGTCGCCGATGCCCTCGGCGAGCAGCGCGCCGAACGCCACCGCGGACTTGATGGTGCCCTGGAAGGCGGGGCCGGCCTCGGTGACGCCGAGGTGCAGCGGGTAGTCGCAGGCGGCGGCGAGCTGCCGGTAGGCGTTGATCATCACGACCGGGTCGTTGTGCTTGACCGAGATCTTGATGTCGCGGAAGTCGTGCTCCTCGAACAGCGAGCACTCCCACAGCGCGGACTCGACCAGCGCCTCGGGGGTGGCCCGGCCGTACTTCTCCAGCAGCCGCTTGTCGAGCGAGCCGGCGTTGACGCCGATCCGGATCGGCACGCCGGCGTCCTTGGCGGCCTTGGCGATCTCGCCGACCTTGTCGTCGAACGCCTTGATGTTGCCGGGGTTGACACGGACCGCGGCGCAGCCGGCGTCGATCGCGGCGAACACGTACTTCGGCTGGAAGTGGATGTCGGCGATCACCGGGATCTGCGACTTCCGGGCGATGATCGGCAGCGCGTCGGCGTCGTCCTGCGAGGGGACGGCGACCCGGACGATCTGGCAGCCCGAGGCGGTCAGCTGGGCGATCTGCTGCAGCGTCGCGTTGACGTCGGAGGTGAGCGTGGTGGTCATCGACTGCACCGAGACCGGCGCGTCGCCGCCGACCGGCACGTTGCCGACCATGATCTGACGCGAGTGGCGGCGCTGGGCCAGCGGCTTGAGCGGCAGGGAGGGGATACCGAGCGAGATCGCGGTCATGTGCGCAGTTTTTCCTCTGGAGAGGTCGGTGAGCCGGGGCGCGCCGCGGTGGCGGGGGCGCCCGGCGTCCAACGGTACGGCACGGCCGGGCGGCGGAGCACACCCGGCCGTGGATGGCGCGCGGCCAGGTCCTGTCCGGTCGATCCTGTCGGATCGGCGCGCGGCGGTGGGCGCCCGGCTGGGAGTGCCGGCCCGACGCCCTCGTACTGGATGTACTCGGGTGTCGGGCCGGTGCTTCCAGACGGGATGCCCGGCGTCGGGCGCCCGGCAAGATCGACCGGACAGGGCCTAGATGTTCTGACCATGGAGGTTGGTGACAGGGGTCACGGTGTGGTGATCTTGAAATGAGTGAGGGCCTTCTGGCTCGGTGTGGATTGCGACATCTACCCGGCGACCAGAAAGGCCCTCATGCCGCACTCTAATGCACCGCTGACCGAGACCGGCCGCCTGCGTCTGGCCCGGTGCGTGGTCGAGGACGGCTGGCCGCTTCGCCGGGCCGCCGAGCGCTTCCAGGTCTCGCCGACCACGGCCAAGCGCTGGGCCGACCGCTACCGCGCCCTCGGAGAGGCCGGCATGAGCGACCTTTCCAGCCGCCCGCACCACAGCCCGCGCCGGACCCCGACCCGTACCGAGCGGCGCATCATCAAGGTCCGCGTCCTGCGGAGATGGGGACCAGCCCGCATCGCCTACCTGCTGCGGTTGAACCCGGCCACCGTGCACCGCGTGCTGACCCGCTACCGGCTTGCCCGCCTGAACCACCTCGACCGGGCAACCGGCCGAGTGATCCGACGCTACGAGCACCACGCGCCGGGCGAGTTGGTCCACGTCGACATCAAAAAGCTCGGCAACATCCCCGACGGCGGAGGCCACAAGACCCTCGGACGCGCGGCCGGGCGCAAGACCCGTGCCGGGGCCGGCTACAGCTACCTGCACAACGCCGTCGACGACCACTCCCGCCTGGCCTACAGCGAGATCCTGCCCGA
Above is a genomic segment from Kitasatospora cineracea containing:
- the rbfA gene encoding 30S ribosome-binding factor RbfA, which translates into the protein MTDTARARKLADRIQVVVAETLQRRIKDPRLGYVTITDARVTGDLREATVFYTVYGDEAERESSAAALESAKGILRSEVGKQTGVRFTPTLTFVADALPDNARNIDDLLDKARLSDAAVRTAAAGAAFAGEADPYRSSRDDDEDE
- a CDS encoding DUF503 domain-containing protein translates to MFVGTLTFDLLLGDVHSLKEKRSIVRPIVAELQRKYSVCAAEVGNQDLHRRAEIGCAVVSGEAGYVNEILDSCERLVAGRPEVMLLSARRRYHHDDDE
- the infB gene encoding translation initiation factor IF-2, translating into MAKVRVYELAKELGLESKAVMAKLTELGEFVRSASSTIEAPVVRKLTDALGATPPSGGASSAKPGPRKPAAPQPTGGAGSAAPKPGAPTPGPRPTVTPGPRPTPATPAPAAGPTAPKPAGQAPTPGPRPAAPAPAAPAPAAEFSSPAPAGEAPARPAAPRPAPANPAARPGPRPAGPRPGNNPFTSGGASGMARPSAPRPGGAPSGERGARPGGERGPRPAGAPGGERGPRPGGERGPRPAGAPGAGAPRPGGAPSGERGPRPGGAPRPGGPGAGAPRPDGMPRPAAPRPGAPSPSGMPRPNPGMMPQRPGPRPGPGAGARPGGPGARPGAPGGARPGFQGRPAGPGSRPAGGGFGGPRPGGGAGGGGGFGGGGARPGGFGGRPGGPGARGGTQGAFGRGPGGRPARGRKSKRAKRQEYEAMQAPSVGGVMLPRGNGATVRLSRGASLTDFAEKINANPAALVSVMFNLGEMVTATQSVSDATLEMLAQEMGFVLEIVSRDDEDRELLESFDIDFGADEGDEEMLAPRPPVVTVMGHVDHGKTRLLDAIRKTNVVAGEAGGITQHIGAYQVVTEVNGEERPITFLDTPGHEAFSAMRARGAKSTDIAILVVAANDGVMPQTVEALNHAKAAGVPIVVAVNKIDVEGADPTKVRGQLTEFGLVAEEYGGDTMFVDISARQGLNIEELLEAVVLTADASLDLRANPEQDAQGIAIEAHLDKGRGAMATLLVQRGTLRVGDSIVVGDSYGRVRAMLDENGNSLSEAGPSRPVLLLGLTSVPRAGDSFIVVDEDRTARQIAEKRAARDRNASMAQRRVRVSLEGFEAALAAGNIEKLNLIIKGDVSGSVEALEDALVKLDVGEEVELRVLHRGVGAITESDVDLAMGSDAIIIGFNVRAEGRARTAAEREGVDIRYYSVIYQAIEEIEAALKGLLKPEYEEVRLGSAEIREVFRSSKFGNIAGVLVREGIIRRNTKARLLRDGKVVAENLNIEGLRRFKDDATEVREGFEAGVTLGSFNDIKIEDVIETYEMREKPRS
- a CDS encoding YlxR family protein, which gives rise to MSGRTHVRACPERTCVGCRKRAAKHELLRVVAGGDECVPDPRGTLPGRGAYLHPDPNCLDLAVRRRAFPRALRVQGALDPGALREHLGAEASPADRQSAH
- the nusA gene encoding transcription termination factor NusA; amino-acid sequence: MDIDMSALRGLVTEKGVPFDLLVESIESALLIAYHRTEGSRRRARVELNRKTGHVTVWALEDASELEEGVEPKEFDDTPSGFGRIAASTAKQVILQRLRDAADDQTFGEYAGKEGDIVTGVVQQGNDPKSVLVDIGKLEAILPPQEQVPGEDYRHGTRLKCYVVGVRRGVRGPSVTLSRTHPNLVKRLFALEVPEIADGSVEIAAIAREAGHRTKIAVWSRRQGLNAKGACIGPNGMRVRGVMAELHGEKIDIVDWSEDPAEMVAAALSPARVTKVEIVDLAQRSARVIVPDYQLSLAIGKEGQNARLAARLTGWRIDIRPDTEAPAEESANR
- the rimP gene encoding ribosome maturation factor RimP encodes the protein MSTTPTDRLRALLEPLAAEAGLDLEEVKVTQAGSRRQVQVDVDAEDGVDLDAISEFSRLVSQALDASDLMGEAPYLLEVGSPGAERPLSEPRHWRRATGRLAAVKLLDGAELTARVLESDEDGALVEVQPVKGRGRPKERRLEFAEIARARVQVEFNRKDEEPLDAAADIADVDEEEEEA
- a CDS encoding ferritin-like domain-containing protein, which produces MPAPTRRTLLALGALTGLQLLCGCTDDHPAAPKPTAADPDRPLRLRQLAATDALLADYDAVLAAAPADADRLGNLREDVARHREALAGPLPSPSAAGSAASGSASAAGSASPAAGPAARTAAELAAAEQRTAALRLADLAAASPELARTLASIAASDAAHAAALGDTTAPAPAPSPSASASASAGALPAADTAALQAALAAEHAAVYGYGVVGAFLPTGPQREDARSGYSAHQARRDVWQRLLAAGGASPTAAAPGYRLPFAVKDPATAAQLAAHLETQLTAAYADLAATTALREQAAAALREAALRAAHWGADLPALPGLAAAS
- a CDS encoding aminoglycoside phosphotransferase family protein; its protein translation is MAQPARFSAPQRLVESVRAEDTPSARAWLAQLPALLEARLAAWGLVPERIAEPGGRSSLLVHAHRADDLAPVALKLARPNGEAAALRTWAGRGAVLLLDEADGALLLERLHGEIPLRSLAEPKAMLEATSLLHRLWVPAPAGHGLPSLAEHARQLGDRIAERRSLPGAADAGPLVDEALEAVALAADGGGWLLHGRFRHGRVLAADRAPWLAVAPRPVVGDRAYDLASLVLDRLDTLAASPGPRGAARRRLARLSEAVELPADRVRAWTLLRAVDTALGSLAAGGTAAAELHLEFAAWL
- a CDS encoding GNAT family N-acetyltransferase, with amino-acid sequence MEQLTGVTIEAIDLAAWAPAVLEVQAVAFGLGPHEVAVRLPIVGRHALQPGVVALGAMSRGRLVGFGYGMPNRRDHWWSTVIEPYLAARGHEGWLDGVFAVTELHVLPEFQGLGVGTRLIRTLCGHSGLDRSILSAIDAETPARRLYRSLGYRDLAPAVRFPNTARPYAVMGAHLPLRDPARP
- a CDS encoding GNAT family N-acetyltransferase, with product MLPGPFQVARALAATRVLEAPDLDDALEILHRDPVANAFVATRVEAVGLDPWRLGGEMWGWHDADGRLDALCYAGANLVPVNAGPEAVRAFAERARRQGRRCSSIVGPAEATATLWALLERSWGPARDVRAHQPLMATATPVTEVEPDPLVRRVGRAEIEALMPACVAMFTEEVGISPLAGDGGLLYQARVAELVSTGRSFARFDQDGKVVFKAEIGAVTAGACQVQGVWVAPEHRGKRLSETGMAAVVNTALAEVAPVVSLYVNDFNVRARAAYRRVGFREVGAFMSVLF